A genome region from Penicillium psychrofluorescens genome assembly, chromosome: 3 includes the following:
- a CDS encoding uncharacterized protein (ID:PFLUO_005566-T1.cds;~source:funannotate): MYDERFRVMNDELTWFQVIPLAFDMMINGPGGAPEVDFSVTSKDCDVFPGTQLKNCPQIATDIKDCQSKGKTILLSIGGATYSEGGFTSEADAKAGAQLMWETFGPKQNGSDAKRPFGDVALDGFDFDFEANVQNMAPFANELRSLMDAEKDKKYFLTAAPQCPYPDQSDKEILNGPVFIDAVWVQFYNNFCGVNAFNKNEKDSKFNFDQWDDWAKKVSKNKDVKVLLGVPADTTAASTGYIPASQLKDVIEYAKTFDSFGGVMMWDATQAYSNNGFIDSVREALGSGLSSSSSSTSASDSASSSSSTNSPHPSPSSKPPVSSSSSSSSSGSGDSSTGAETPTTTTTTSTTPTSSDAPSATPTDDGDDLPDNTSTATPTPSSSSQSPPSPTETPTPSPAPTTLSTSTTSTSEEPPKPTKTKTPPGSTDDKSDDSWALNVIPNILSTDLFGLLNTLREANHRTPARHAPAHHTENRHHGRPFHA, translated from the exons ATGTATGACGAGCGTTTTAGAGTTATGAATGATGAGCTGACTTGGTTCCAGGTCATCCCGCTGGCCTTTGATATGATGATCAATGGTCCAGGAGGTGCTCCAGAGGTCGATTTCTCGGTTACGAGTAAAGACTGCGACGTCTTTCCCGGTACTCAACTGAAGAACTGTCCTCAAATTGC TACGGACATTAAAGACTGCCAGTCCAAGGGAAAGACAATTCTCCTGTCCATCGGCGGCGCCACGTACAGTGAGGGCGGCTTCACGTCAGAAGCGGACGCAAAGGCTGGTGCACAGCTAATGTGGGAGACGTTCGGGCCCAAGCAGAACGGATCAGACGCAAAACGGCCCTTCGGAGATGTTGCTCTGGACGGGTTCGACTTCGATTTCGAGGCCAATGTTCAAAACATGGCTCCGTTTGCGAATGAACTCCGGTCCCTGATGGATGCTGAGAAGGATAAGAAGTACTTCTTGACTGCGGCACCACAGTGTCCTTATCCAGATCAGTCCGACAAGGAGATCCTCAACGGTCCCGTTTTTATAGATGCCGTGTGGGTACAGTTCTACAACAACTTCTGCGGTGTCAATGCCTTCAACAAGAACGAAAAGGACTCCAAGTTCAACTTCGACCAGTGGGATGACTGGGCCAAGAAGGTGTCCAAGAACAAGGACGTCAAGGTCCTTCTCGGAGTGCCAGCCGACACGACCGCCGCCAGCACCGGCTACATTCCAGCGTCCCAGTTGAAGGATGTGATCGAGTACGCTAAGACCTTCGATAGCTTCGGAGGAGTTATGATGTGGGATGCAACACAGGCGTATTCGAATAATGGTTTTATTGATAGTGTGCGGGAAGCACTGGGATCGGGGCTCTCCAGTTCGTCGTCGTCCACTTCGGCGTCGGACTCggcgtcttcctcttcgtccactAACTCACCGCATCCCTCACCATCCTCCAAACCACCCGtgtcctcgtcctcctcttcctcctcatctgGATCTGGGGACTCCTCCACTGGCGCTGAAACACCGACAACTacaaccaccacctctaCCACTCCCACGAGCTCCGACGCACCGAGCGCAACCCCCACCGATGACGGCGACGATCTCCCGGACAACACATCCACAGCCACACCCACGCCGTCGAGTTCCAGCCAgtcgccgccatccccgaCCGAGACCCCTACCCCGAGTCCAGCGCCCACGACCCTGTCAACGTCAACCACCTCCACAAGCGAGGAGCCTCCCAAGCCGACTAAGACTAAGACTCCTCCCGGTTCGACTGACGACAAATCCGATGACTCTTGGGCCTTGAACGTTATCCCCAATATCCTCAGCACCGATCTGTTCGGTCTTCTCAACACTCTCCGTGAAGCCAATCATCGAACCCCAGCACGTCACGCGCCAGCACATCACACTGAAAATCGCCACCACGGTCGGCCGTTCCATGCTTAA